A genomic region of Caulobacter vibrioides contains the following coding sequences:
- a CDS encoding TonB-dependent receptor, whose protein sequence is MISKTWTWFGSASAAALLAAPAEQPTLAIPAGDLASALPSFSRATGLQVLADPALLNGKQTEGVRGQFDPERGLTQLLRGTGLTFVRNGGAAILRPVAQKVSKAPTSVATPVARAEAVPAQTDEATTIEELVVTGGFANSLARALNDKRKAANVVDAISAEDIGKFPSNNIAEALQRVPGVAITRDRGEGLFVRVRGLGPNFQIVTLNGRSAAVNENMRDSGQSGRQFRFDTLPSELVAGVEVGKTPLASLDEGAIGGVVDIKTSRPLDLGRTTLALSATASRPELADTTDPRLSALASWTNAAGTFGVLAAAVYDQRTLRQDRITGVGWSYPNASTTLGKNLIAQGVNLYATNIRPTLEREDRERHGLVLSAQYRPSEATEITLDASYTKLDDHYDELTYSVDPDLSTLVAGSAVINDGVMTGGVANTNSQIGREVSDLAHDNMMIAGKIRQSLEEWTITADLAYARAYSETSKPITRTRLQGPLGQTKFNLPKAGDSLPDVKLVTADLNNPSLLPFRRIEWRVNDATDDETALQFDAERPVSLGAVNRVQFGVKFRERSRSYNRADINYTTNLTGKFFGADYFDPFPVSDFLGGVDGGVPSTWAMPDPAAFWPLRDPNQKGTARADQRNSYSVSEKIAAGYALGDIDTSLFGAALRGQVGVRVAQTKQISSGHADNGTAALPVRFEKTYTDVLPTANFALELTGNLQARVAAAKVITRPSLADLAPRLTLNSGTQLTAVGGNPLLKPFDAWQYDATLEWYFAPGSALIGGVFYKDITTFVYSQKTNIVVDGQTYVLTSPTNGGNAKIKGLELAYQHLFKQLPAPFDGLGFLANYTYTDTEATYSPTLKDEMVNVAKNSFNVTAFYEKERFAARASYSWVDDVLQDVGGAGLSALNDKAFGSLDASVSYKITPQITAAIEGQNLTSAAQWQFIKGGWFGGYTNYGRTLSFGLRAKF, encoded by the coding sequence ATGATTTCGAAGACTTGGACCTGGTTTGGCTCAGCCTCCGCAGCCGCCCTGTTGGCGGCGCCGGCCGAGCAGCCCACTCTGGCCATTCCGGCCGGTGACCTGGCTTCGGCACTGCCGAGCTTCTCGCGGGCCACGGGCCTGCAGGTCCTGGCCGATCCTGCCTTGCTGAACGGCAAGCAAACCGAAGGCGTGCGCGGCCAGTTCGACCCCGAGCGCGGCTTGACCCAGCTGCTGCGGGGCACCGGCCTGACCTTCGTCCGCAACGGTGGCGCTGCGATCCTGCGCCCGGTCGCCCAGAAGGTCTCCAAGGCGCCGACATCGGTTGCGACGCCGGTCGCTCGCGCCGAGGCCGTCCCGGCGCAAACGGACGAAGCGACCACGATTGAGGAGCTGGTCGTCACCGGCGGCTTCGCCAACTCCCTTGCTCGCGCCCTGAACGACAAGCGCAAAGCCGCCAATGTGGTGGACGCCATCTCGGCCGAGGACATCGGCAAGTTCCCGTCCAACAATATCGCCGAGGCCTTGCAGCGCGTGCCGGGCGTGGCGATCACCCGCGATCGGGGCGAGGGCCTGTTCGTCCGGGTCCGTGGCCTTGGGCCCAACTTTCAGATCGTCACGCTGAACGGCCGCAGCGCCGCGGTGAACGAGAACATGCGCGACAGCGGTCAGAGCGGGCGCCAGTTCCGCTTCGACACCTTGCCGTCGGAACTCGTGGCCGGCGTCGAGGTGGGAAAGACGCCGCTGGCCTCGCTGGACGAGGGCGCGATCGGCGGCGTCGTCGACATCAAGACCTCCCGGCCGCTGGACCTGGGTCGCACCACCCTGGCCCTGTCGGCCACCGCCAGCCGGCCCGAGCTGGCTGATACGACCGATCCGCGCCTCTCCGCCCTCGCCAGTTGGACCAACGCAGCGGGCACCTTCGGCGTCCTGGCGGCCGCCGTCTATGATCAGCGCACCTTGCGCCAAGACCGTATCACCGGCGTGGGCTGGAGCTATCCGAACGCCAGCACGACCTTGGGCAAAAACCTGATCGCGCAAGGCGTGAACCTCTATGCGACCAACATCCGCCCGACCTTGGAGCGCGAGGACCGCGAGCGCCACGGCCTGGTCCTGTCAGCGCAGTACCGCCCCAGCGAAGCGACCGAGATCACGCTTGACGCCAGCTACACCAAGCTCGACGACCACTATGACGAGCTGACCTATTCGGTCGACCCGGACCTCTCGACCCTGGTGGCGGGCTCGGCTGTGATCAACGATGGCGTCATGACCGGGGGCGTGGCGAACACCAACAGCCAGATCGGGCGTGAAGTTAGCGACCTGGCGCACGACAACATGATGATCGCCGGCAAGATCCGCCAAAGTCTGGAAGAGTGGACGATCACCGCCGACCTGGCCTACGCCCGGGCCTATTCGGAGACGTCCAAGCCGATCACCCGCACCCGCCTGCAGGGCCCGCTGGGCCAGACGAAGTTCAATCTGCCCAAGGCCGGCGACTCTCTGCCCGACGTCAAGCTGGTGACCGCAGACCTGAACAATCCGTCGCTGCTGCCGTTTCGCCGCATCGAATGGCGGGTCAATGACGCCACGGACGACGAGACCGCGCTGCAATTCGACGCGGAGCGGCCGGTCAGCTTGGGAGCGGTCAACCGTGTTCAGTTCGGCGTCAAGTTCCGCGAGCGTTCGCGGTCCTATAACCGCGCCGATATCAACTACACGACCAACCTGACCGGCAAGTTTTTCGGCGCGGACTACTTTGACCCGTTCCCCGTGAGCGACTTCCTGGGCGGGGTCGACGGCGGCGTGCCTTCGACCTGGGCCATGCCGGATCCGGCCGCCTTCTGGCCTTTGCGCGACCCGAACCAGAAGGGCACGGCTCGGGCGGACCAGCGTAACTCGTACAGCGTGTCCGAGAAGATCGCAGCGGGCTACGCCCTCGGCGACATCGACACCAGCCTGTTCGGCGCGGCGCTGCGCGGTCAGGTCGGCGTGCGGGTGGCGCAAACCAAACAGATCTCGTCCGGCCACGCCGACAACGGCACGGCCGCGCTGCCCGTCCGTTTCGAGAAGACCTATACCGACGTGCTGCCGACCGCCAATTTCGCCCTGGAGTTGACCGGCAATCTGCAGGCCCGCGTGGCCGCGGCCAAGGTGATTACCCGGCCGTCGCTGGCGGATCTGGCGCCGCGTCTGACCCTGAATTCGGGGACCCAGCTGACGGCGGTAGGCGGCAATCCGCTGCTCAAGCCGTTTGACGCCTGGCAGTACGACGCGACCTTGGAGTGGTATTTCGCCCCCGGCAGTGCGCTGATCGGCGGTGTCTTCTACAAGGACATCACCACCTTCGTTTACAGCCAGAAGACCAACATCGTCGTCGATGGCCAGACCTATGTGCTGACGTCACCGACCAATGGCGGCAACGCGAAGATCAAGGGGCTGGAACTGGCCTACCAGCATCTGTTCAAGCAGCTGCCGGCCCCGTTCGACGGTCTGGGCTTCCTAGCCAACTATACCTACACCGACACCGAAGCGACCTACTCGCCGACCTTGAAGGACGAGATGGTCAATGTCGCCAAGAACAGCTTCAACGTGACGGCCTTCTACGAGAAGGAGCGCTTCGCCGCGCGCGCCAGCTACAGCTGGGTCGACGATGTTCTGCAGGACGTCGGCGGGGCAGGTCTGTCGGCGCTGAACGACAAGGCGTTCGGCTCGCTGGACGCCAGCGTCAGCTACAAGATCACGCCGCAGATCACGGCGGCGATCGAGGGGCAGAACCTGACGAGCGCCGCGCAGTGGCAGTTCATCAAGGGCGGCTGGTTTGGCGGATATACGAACTATGGCCGCACGCTCAGCTTTGGTCTGCGGGCCAAGTTCTAG
- a CDS encoding phosphoesterase yields MSMISSKTRQGLLCAAVVMTLLTDAAGTTAFAHPGHSVEPVAPAQRASRPVKASERRWLAGDHHVHSWFSVSLKPSADPSQPPILVKAGDAVNPITVNARMAAKHGLAWMVATDHGGPNHSKLNRDEAYPELLRARVETPAVLQFWGMELDTPGAEHSSLILPRSAAERDALFGIESRYNRREPWPADASRDQESFMLDALRHMKALEKPPVVIANHPSRSATGVGRYGLVSPSELRNWNDTAPDVAVGMEGAPGHQASSLKPDGSLKPQGDRGGYSRAPTMGGFDQMTAKLGGFWDAMLGEGRRWWVTSTSDSHRHYTDGGDDFWPGEYSKTYVKAAHTYDDVLDGLRNGRIFVTLGDLVSEVEVTASAAGAKADIGGRLEVPAGSDVTVVIRVRDPAGKNFGGFSPSVARIDLIQGDIVGPASDRALDANPTTRVVRAFTPSSWAREGETLSMVHVLKNVRGPTYIRVRGTNGAEGEPQPDPLGEDPWSDLWFYANPVFIVTK; encoded by the coding sequence ATGTCCATGATCTCTTCGAAGACGCGCCAAGGCCTCCTATGCGCCGCGGTCGTGATGACCCTTTTGACGGATGCGGCGGGGACCACGGCCTTCGCCCATCCTGGGCACTCTGTGGAGCCTGTGGCCCCAGCCCAACGCGCGTCGCGGCCGGTCAAGGCCTCTGAGCGCCGCTGGCTGGCTGGCGACCACCATGTCCACAGCTGGTTCAGCGTCTCGTTGAAGCCCAGCGCCGATCCGTCGCAGCCGCCGATCCTGGTCAAGGCGGGCGACGCGGTTAATCCGATCACCGTCAACGCCCGCATGGCCGCCAAGCACGGCCTGGCCTGGATGGTCGCCACCGATCACGGCGGCCCGAACCACTCGAAACTGAATCGCGACGAGGCCTATCCCGAACTGCTGCGTGCGCGCGTCGAGACGCCGGCCGTCCTGCAATTCTGGGGCATGGAACTGGACACGCCCGGGGCGGAGCATTCCAGCTTGATCCTGCCGCGCTCGGCCGCAGAGCGTGATGCGTTGTTCGGGATCGAAAGCCGCTATAACCGGCGCGAGCCTTGGCCTGCCGATGCGTCGCGCGATCAAGAGTCCTTCATGCTCGACGCCCTGCGTCACATGAAGGCTTTGGAAAAGCCTCCCGTGGTGATCGCCAATCACCCGTCCAGGTCGGCCACCGGCGTTGGCCGATATGGGCTGGTCTCTCCATCCGAGCTTCGGAACTGGAACGACACCGCGCCAGATGTCGCCGTCGGCATGGAGGGTGCGCCGGGTCACCAGGCGTCGAGCCTGAAGCCCGACGGCTCCCTGAAGCCGCAGGGCGACCGGGGCGGCTATTCGCGCGCTCCGACCATGGGGGGCTTCGACCAGATGACCGCCAAGCTGGGCGGTTTCTGGGACGCCATGCTGGGCGAGGGGCGCCGCTGGTGGGTCACCTCGACCTCGGACTCACACCGCCACTACACGGACGGCGGCGATGACTTCTGGCCTGGCGAGTATTCCAAGACCTATGTGAAGGCCGCCCACACCTATGACGACGTGCTGGATGGCCTGCGTAACGGTCGCATCTTCGTGACGCTGGGCGATCTGGTCTCGGAGGTCGAGGTGACCGCGAGCGCCGCCGGCGCCAAGGCCGATATCGGCGGTCGTCTGGAGGTCCCGGCCGGCTCGGATGTCACGGTCGTGATCCGCGTGCGCGATCCCGCCGGCAAGAACTTTGGCGGCTTTTCGCCCAGCGTCGCCCGCATCGACCTGATCCAGGGCGACATCGTGGGCCCCGCAAGCGATCGCGCGCTGGACGCCAACCCGACCACGCGCGTCGTGCGCGCCTTCACGCCGTCTTCCTGGGCGCGCGAAGGCGAGACGCTGTCGATGGTCCATGTGCTCAAGAACGTTCGCGGCCCGACCTACATCCGCGTCCGCGGGACGAACGGCGCAGAAGGCGAACCGCAGCCAGATCCGCTGGGCGAGGACCCGTGGTCTGACCTGTGGTTCTACGCCAATCCGGTCTTCATCGTCACCAAGTAG
- a CDS encoding lactate 2-monooxygenase — MAHCGDYQNEIYGAGLQGVRPKWPVDFKTLEARASAAMSPDLLSYVQGGCGDEFTQRRNAEAFHDWGVVPRMLVDASKRDLSIELFGLKLPTPLFMSPIGVIGMCAQDGHGDIATAVAAQRTGVPVMASTLANDPIEAVGAALGDGTGFFQLYTPKDRELAESLIRRAETAGFKALVVTLDTWVTGWRPRDLNDANFPQLRGHVLQNYFTDPRFLALLGRPVAKDPATAIRTWGGLFGKTLTWEDLPWLRSVTKLPIVLKGICHPDDARRAVDLGMDGVFCSNHGGRQANGGIAAIDLLEDVVAASGETPVLFDSGVRSGSDAAKALAMGARAVGIGRPYAYGLAAGGVDGVVHVLKCILAELDLLMAVDGFPTIAALREAGVRPVRKAGAS, encoded by the coding sequence ATGGCCCATTGCGGCGACTATCAGAACGAGATCTATGGCGCCGGCCTGCAGGGCGTTCGTCCCAAATGGCCCGTCGACTTCAAGACCTTGGAGGCGCGGGCGAGCGCCGCCATGTCGCCCGATCTGCTCAGCTATGTGCAGGGCGGCTGTGGCGACGAATTCACCCAGCGCCGCAACGCCGAGGCCTTCCACGACTGGGGCGTCGTGCCGCGAATGCTGGTCGATGCGTCCAAGCGCGACCTGTCGATCGAGCTCTTTGGCCTCAAGCTGCCCACCCCGCTGTTCATGAGCCCCATCGGGGTGATCGGCATGTGCGCTCAGGACGGACACGGGGACATCGCCACCGCGGTGGCCGCCCAGCGCACGGGGGTTCCCGTCATGGCCTCCACCCTTGCCAATGATCCGATCGAGGCGGTCGGCGCGGCGCTCGGCGACGGAACTGGCTTTTTTCAGCTCTACACGCCCAAAGACCGCGAACTCGCCGAAAGCCTGATCCGACGCGCCGAGACCGCCGGCTTCAAGGCGCTTGTGGTGACCCTGGATACCTGGGTGACGGGCTGGCGGCCGCGCGATCTCAACGACGCAAACTTCCCCCAGCTGCGGGGCCATGTCCTGCAGAACTACTTCACCGACCCGCGCTTCCTCGCCCTTCTGGGCCGCCCGGTAGCCAAGGACCCGGCCACAGCCATCCGCACCTGGGGCGGCCTCTTCGGCAAGACCCTGACCTGGGAAGATCTGCCCTGGCTGAGATCGGTCACCAAACTGCCGATCGTCCTGAAGGGCATCTGCCACCCCGACGATGCGCGCCGCGCGGTGGATCTGGGGATGGACGGCGTCTTCTGTTCCAACCACGGCGGACGCCAAGCCAACGGGGGGATCGCCGCGATCGATCTGCTGGAAGACGTGGTCGCCGCCAGCGGCGAGACGCCCGTATTGTTCGACTCCGGGGTCCGATCGGGTTCGGACGCCGCCAAGGCGCTGGCGATGGGCGCCCGCGCGGTCGGGATTGGTCGCCCTTACGCCTATGGCCTCGCCGCAGGCGGCGTGGACGGCGTTGTCCACGTCCTGAAGTGCATCCTCGCCGAACTTGACCTGCTCATGGCCGTGGACGGCTTTCCGACGATCGCCGCGCTTCGCGAGGCGGGTGTTCGGCCGGTTCGTAAAGCTGGCGCCTCCTAG
- a CDS encoding 3-deoxy-7-phosphoheptulonate synthase gives MPSTSTAQLVTLPVPTDDLRIEKLQTLNPPAQVIGEAPATSSVAEIVGGARQAVHQILQGQDDRLVVVIGPCSIHDPKAAIDYARRLAAERERHSGELEVIMRVYFEKPRTTVGWKGLINDPGLDGGFRINDGLRLARRVLLDVSAQGLPAACEFLDVTTPQYIADLVAWGAIGARTTESQIHRELASGLSCPVGFKNGTNGDVKIAVDAVTAASQPHHFLAVTKEGRAAIATTTGNGDCHLVLRGGKTPNYDTASVAAAAEVLTKAGLPARIMVDVSHANSGKNHENQPAVIADVCAQVATGASPIMGVMIESNLVAGRQDIVPGQSLTYGQSVTDACVDWDTSVRLLDALADAVRAGRQARNV, from the coding sequence ATGCCTTCCACGTCCACCGCCCAACTCGTCACCCTGCCCGTCCCGACCGACGATCTGCGTATCGAGAAGCTCCAGACCCTGAACCCGCCCGCCCAGGTTATCGGCGAAGCGCCGGCCACCTCGTCGGTGGCCGAGATCGTCGGCGGAGCGCGCCAGGCGGTTCATCAGATCCTGCAAGGCCAGGATGATCGCCTCGTCGTCGTGATCGGCCCCTGCTCCATTCACGACCCCAAGGCGGCGATCGATTACGCCCGCCGCCTGGCGGCCGAACGCGAGCGCCATTCTGGCGAGCTGGAGGTGATCATGCGCGTCTATTTCGAAAAGCCGCGCACGACCGTGGGCTGGAAGGGCCTGATCAACGACCCTGGCCTGGACGGCGGCTTCCGTATCAATGACGGCCTGCGCCTGGCGCGACGCGTTCTGCTGGACGTCAGCGCGCAGGGCCTGCCGGCCGCCTGCGAGTTCCTGGACGTCACCACGCCGCAGTACATCGCCGACCTCGTGGCCTGGGGCGCGATCGGGGCCCGCACCACCGAGAGCCAGATCCACCGCGAACTGGCGTCAGGCCTCTCGTGTCCGGTCGGCTTCAAGAACGGCACCAACGGCGATGTGAAGATCGCCGTCGACGCCGTGACCGCCGCAAGCCAGCCCCACCACTTCCTGGCGGTCACCAAGGAAGGGCGCGCGGCGATCGCCACCACGACCGGCAATGGCGACTGTCACCTGGTGCTGCGTGGCGGCAAGACCCCGAACTACGACACCGCCAGCGTCGCCGCCGCCGCCGAGGTCCTGACCAAGGCCGGGTTGCCGGCCCGCATCATGGTCGATGTCAGTCACGCCAACAGCGGCAAGAACCACGAGAACCAGCCCGCCGTGATCGCCGACGTCTGCGCGCAAGTTGCGACCGGCGCGTCGCCGATCATGGGCGTGATGATCGAGAGCAATCTCGTGGCGGGTCGGCAGGATATCGTGCCCGGTCAGTCCCTGACCTATGGCCAGTCGGTCACCGACGCCTGCGTCGACTGGGACACCTCGGTCCGGCTCCTGGATGCCTTGGCGGACGCCGTGCGCGCGGGCCGTCAGGCGCGTAACGTCTAA
- a CDS encoding methyl-accepting chemotaxis protein — translation MIAFDSIEAQRRTGGKLVLACNAAMVVLTPIGSLVAGNPVAKLAGAATLLALVAFAAYRLAADHFGQRLVSALVLVGQVGLFVLAFNGSPLQGEARMAFLAALALLVAYGEWRIIAAGAVAVASCHGAAELIAPQALGGSGGLMATAFAIGVTAATAWSLIWMTAGVSRLFSTVSARTRNAEQAAEQAEEAREAVVAERNAREQSVAERAALKAAMEAEQNLVVAELDAAITKLADGDLTWRLNQNFAERYEGLRANFNQALERLEAAMGDVTTRASTMSAGVNDMSRASDELARRTEQQAASLVQTATALGQVTVAVNETAENARQANAAAEGARQEAERSDPVVTEAVDAMTQIETSSGQISRIIGVIDEIAFQTNLLALNAGVEAARAGESGRGFAVVAQEVRALAQRSAGAASEIKSLICASTAQVSAGVERVARTREALQRIVARVAEIDSQVNAIARSANDQAQSLCEVNTTVGEMDRVVQQNAAMVEETTAAAHALRSEAQDLSDRIGLFKIAGRLESRARRVA, via the coding sequence ATGATCGCGTTCGACAGTATTGAGGCCCAGAGGCGTACCGGCGGAAAGCTGGTCTTGGCCTGTAATGCGGCGATGGTGGTTTTGACGCCGATCGGCAGTCTCGTGGCGGGCAATCCGGTCGCCAAGCTGGCCGGCGCGGCGACCCTTCTGGCCCTTGTGGCGTTCGCCGCCTACCGCCTTGCGGCGGACCACTTTGGTCAGCGTTTGGTCTCTGCTCTGGTCCTCGTCGGACAGGTCGGGCTGTTCGTGCTCGCCTTCAACGGCAGCCCCCTGCAGGGCGAAGCGCGCATGGCCTTTCTGGCGGCGCTCGCCTTGCTGGTCGCCTATGGTGAGTGGCGGATCATCGCAGCGGGCGCGGTTGCTGTCGCTTCATGTCATGGCGCGGCGGAACTGATTGCGCCTCAAGCGCTGGGCGGAAGCGGCGGCCTGATGGCGACGGCCTTTGCGATCGGTGTGACAGCCGCCACCGCGTGGTCGCTGATCTGGATGACGGCCGGGGTGTCGCGGCTGTTCTCGACGGTTTCAGCCCGTACCCGTAACGCCGAGCAGGCGGCCGAGCAGGCCGAAGAGGCGCGTGAGGCGGTGGTGGCTGAGCGTAATGCGCGCGAGCAGTCCGTCGCCGAGCGCGCAGCGCTCAAGGCGGCCATGGAGGCCGAGCAGAACTTGGTCGTCGCTGAACTCGACGCCGCGATCACCAAGCTGGCCGATGGCGACCTGACCTGGCGGCTGAACCAGAATTTCGCGGAGCGCTACGAGGGGCTTCGCGCCAACTTCAACCAGGCGCTGGAGCGCCTGGAGGCCGCGATGGGCGATGTGACCACGCGCGCCTCGACCATGAGCGCGGGCGTCAATGATATGAGCCGGGCCTCGGACGAGCTGGCGCGACGGACGGAACAGCAGGCCGCAAGCCTAGTGCAGACCGCCACGGCGCTGGGACAGGTGACGGTCGCGGTCAACGAGACCGCCGAGAACGCGCGACAGGCCAACGCTGCGGCGGAAGGCGCGCGCCAGGAGGCTGAGCGCTCCGACCCGGTTGTCACCGAGGCGGTCGACGCCATGACCCAGATCGAAACCTCGTCCGGCCAGATCAGTCGGATCATCGGCGTGATCGACGAGATCGCGTTCCAGACCAACCTTCTGGCGCTGAACGCCGGTGTTGAAGCCGCGCGCGCGGGCGAGTCGGGCAGGGGCTTCGCCGTCGTCGCCCAGGAAGTCCGGGCGCTTGCGCAGCGTTCAGCCGGCGCGGCCAGCGAGATCAAGTCCTTGATCTGCGCTTCGACGGCGCAGGTCTCGGCGGGCGTGGAACGCGTGGCGCGGACGCGCGAGGCGCTGCAGAGGATCGTCGCGCGGGTCGCCGAGATCGACAGTCAGGTCAATGCGATCGCCCGCTCGGCCAACGACCAGGCCCAAAGCCTGTGCGAGGTCAACACCACGGTGGGCGAGATGGACCGTGTGGTGCAGCAGAACGCCGCCATGGTGGAAGAGACCACGGCGGCCGCGCATGCGCTGCGTTCGGAAGCCCAGGATCTCAGCGACCGCATCGGCCTGTTCAAGATCGCGGGACGTTTGGAGAGCCGCGCGCGGCGGGTCGCCTGA